From the Argentina anserina chromosome 3, drPotAnse1.1, whole genome shotgun sequence genome, the window AAGGAGGCTTTGAATTGAATCGGGGTTCAACATTGGGGAACATAGAAGCATTAGACTCTAATTGAACTGAGGTGTTGTTGTCCACTTTATTTGGGGCATGTGTTTCCTCAGACAGTGAGAAACCAAAGAGTCTGCAGCTACTTTTGCACGATGAAACCATGTCTTGACTGCCTCTCAATGAAGATGGACTTGAAAGAGGAGGATGTGAAATGCCATGTTGATTAAAAGAATTTATGGATCCATGCCCTTGCCTGCTGAAGCTTCGTTCACCGAATGTGGATGATGTTTGCCTTCCGCCATCTGATTCAGAATAAGGAGTGTGTTGCAGTCTTCTCTGTTCCTTTTGGTTATGACCATTGTAAACTGAATTGAACTCGGCTCCTGCATTCATAGCTTGCTGAAACATCAACACAGATGATGGTGATGACACTTGTACAGGGGCAGCTCGGTGCATAGGTGTATTATTGCCCTGCATCATATTAGACCATCCATTCCTAAAGCTTGGCACCTGAAAACCATCAAAGATTCCAGGGCAACCATATTCACGAGGCTCGTTAGTAGCTGGAGCTCTTCCATATGGTGTGCTTGGAAATATTTCTTGACCTTGCAAGACCTTCTGGAATCGGAAAGATTCACCAAAGCCTTTAGAGGCAATCTCAGAATTCACAAATGAGTTTCTGAGATCAGTACCTCTGGAACCAATAGAGCCGTTAAAGACTCTCCTCGATTCAGAGGGATGCTGATTTTGACTCCCTATAGAACCAAAAGGagtatcaaaaccagaaatttcTTGACCTTGCAAGACCTTCTGGAATCTTAAAGATTCCCCAAAGTCTGAGGCTCCAATCCCAtctgaaataaaagaaatcagTAACTTTGCCAGAAGTATTATGATGACACATCCAAATTTGAATGAAATACATACAAGGAACTGGAAATTCTTGTTTTTCTGCGCATATGCCCATCCTGGATCTCTTCAAACCAGATGCCATAAAGCCACTGGAATTAGAAATTGAACCAGATGGCTCAATTTCCCATGGGGAAACCCGGCCATGCTGCTTGCTAGTATCTATATCATCCCACCTTACCTGCAATAGCAAAAGAAAAGTTTAAAACCAGCGTGTACATGGCTAAAGAAGAAGGCATGCACTCCATATGTTTTGTTGTATGCTACGACAAGaggaatatatattttgatatcaaGTGTTCCATGCCAGGAGGCAGGGTAGATAACATATCTAAACATTAGATGCATGAGCCTTAAAGTCTTATACAAGCAACGGAATTTAGATACAAACTATCAAAGAGGGGAATTCTGCATATGCCCCCACCACTTATAGATTCAAAGAAAATGTAGAGTTGGATGTAAATTGTATAGAATAAGTGTTATGCATGCTAAAGTTATAGCTTATGATACAGAAATCCCCATATAAATCTGTGATGACTCAAGATAAGTGAGGTTCCTAAAGAAGAATCAGACAGATATAGGATAGGCATACTTACAACTAGACATTTCCACTTGGATCCAGTCCATCTTAGGGGATCCAACTCACTAATCCCAGTTACCAGTCCAGTATATCTGCCAAACGAGACAAGAAAATTTGAAGATGAATATAATAGGCAAACCCCCAAGATGAATACAATAAATAACTTTTAATTCAAAAATGGCACACCTTCGCTCTGCAGCATCTTCTGTCTCAACACGCATTTTAAACCTCATTCCAGCACAGAAGGAATGACCAAGGCTCCTCAAAAATTTACGGAAAGGTATTATGAATTCTGACGAACTGGCTCTACAAGatcaatttgaaaatttattaCCAATATTAAGTTCAGGACCGTGGAGTCCAGGAacatattataaaaaaaattaaagcatGGGAAAATGGATGAAAAAGGCAGGCGGCACACTACCTTGGATTGTAGTAGACATTAAATGCAGTCTTCATAGATATAGCATCCACCACCTCTGTAATGGAGTTATAGTTTAAATGCTGGCTGCAAGAAGTTGGATAACTAGCAGAAGCTTTTACTTGGCTTGCCCTTCTAACTCCAAGCCTCAGTTCTCCATCCTCACCCCTGTTACAAATATAGTATGATCAAGTGTGAAGAAGGACATCAATGTTCCTTCAACTTCAATTTATGTACCTCAGGAACAATACAGCATCTCCAGAAACAAGCTTCTTCTTGTTCACAAAGGCACTCCATCCAGTGGTGAGCAAATGCCTGCGTGGCTGCCCTGctcaaaccaaaagaaaaacgaaCAGAAATGAAAAACCAGTGTTTTGCAGAGTTGAAAAGAACAATAAGATCACTAGTGTTCCCTCAATAACAGATTTTCATATACCCCTATAGATATGTCTGAACCTCCATTCAAGGCCGTGCAGATCCTTTGCCACCAGCTCCTGTGAAGGTCTTTGTTGACTATAATCCTACAATCATAATCCATATTACTAGGCTATACAGATGAAAATGTAATGTGAAATTGTCTTCACATGAGGTAAACGGAAATACAAAATATGCTGAACCACATGTTGGGGAAAAATAATATGTACCAGGGGAGGAAAACAATCCTCAGCAGCACGGCGAGGGACAGAGAAGCCTCCATGAGTGCTGGTATCGGAAGCAGTAAGGGTTTTGCAGAACATATGGGGAGTAGTCGATTTCTCTGATGCCTCAGCATCCTCATCCCCATCTGTTTCCCCTTCCCCAACTTTCCGCTCAAAA encodes:
- the LOC126789466 gene encoding auxin response factor 3, with the protein product MAGLIDLNSTTEEEEETPSSGSSSNSSGSNALISGSVCLELWHACAGPLISLPKKGSVVVYLPQGHLEQVSDFPASAYDLPAHLFCRVVDVKLHAETGSDEVYAQVQLVPESEDFERKVGEGETDGDEDAEASEKSTTPHMFCKTLTASDTSTHGGFSVPRRAAEDCFPPLDYSQQRPSQELVAKDLHGLEWRFRHIYRGQPRRHLLTTGWSAFVNKKKLVSGDAVLFLRGEDGELRLGVRRASQVKASASYPTSCSQHLNYNSITEVVDAISMKTAFNVYYNPRASSSEFIIPFRKFLRSLGHSFCAGMRFKMRVETEDAAERRYTGLVTGISELDPLRWTGSKWKCLVVRWDDIDTSKQHGRVSPWEIEPSGSISNSSGFMASGLKRSRMGICAEKQEFPVPYGIGASDFGESLRFQKVLQGQEISGFDTPFGSIGSQNQHPSESRRVFNGSIGSRGTDLRNSFVNSEIASKGFGESFRFQKVLQGQEIFPSTPYGRAPATNEPREYGCPGIFDGFQVPSFRNGWSNMMQGNNTPMHRAAPVQVSSPSSVLMFQQAMNAGAEFNSVYNGHNQKEQRRLQHTPYSESDGGRQTSSTFGERSFSRQGHGSINSFNQHGISHPPLSSPSSLRGSQDMVSSCKSSCRLFGFSLSEETHAPNKVDNNTSVQLESNASMFPNVEPRFNSKPPLMSAAAGIPCTKEWAFNWRGERMESCLQG